The following are encoded in a window of Meiothermus sp. CFH 77666 genomic DNA:
- a CDS encoding amino acid ABC transporter permease, with protein MQTYLVAVGLMTMGLVLVALCVAAWFQGVEPLWSVILFGLLGVYMVFLGVDEGWLSGLEVTPSHLRIQSFGRWEEYPLTRIEAVDGLRDILGGGIQLVLLAAEGQAIRVPLRRYANAGPLAQALLDALWLQNKELVLMPRLARRLGQPPFGVFAAKKSGR; from the coding sequence GTGCAGACCTACCTCGTAGCCGTGGGGCTCATGACCATGGGTCTGGTGCTGGTGGCGCTTTGTGTGGCGGCCTGGTTCCAGGGGGTCGAGCCGCTCTGGTCGGTGATCCTGTTTGGGTTGCTGGGGGTTTACATGGTTTTTCTGGGGGTGGACGAGGGCTGGCTGAGTGGCCTCGAGGTCACCCCCTCGCACCTGCGCATCCAGAGCTTTGGCCGTTGGGAGGAATATCCCCTGACCCGGATCGAGGCGGTGGACGGCCTGCGGGACATCCTGGGCGGGGGTATACAGTTGGTGCTGCTGGCTGCCGAGGGCCAGGCCATCCGGGTGCCGTTGCGCCGGTACGCCAATGCGGGCCCTCTGGCCCAGGCCCTGCTGGACGCGCTCTGGTTACAAAACAAAGAACTTGTCTTGATGCCTCGGCTGGCCCGGCGGTTGGGCCAGCCCCCGTTTGGGGTGTTTGCCGCTAAGAAATCCGGGCGCTAG
- the mnmE gene encoding tRNA uridine-5-carboxymethylaminomethyl(34) synthesis GTPase MnmE, whose protein sequence is MGLPSLNDVIAAIATPPGKGAVGIVRVSGNGSLELVSRLWQGKNPCKLRGGRFTHGKIRDPSTQEILDEALLLVFRQPHSYTGQDSAELHTHGSPAVLRRVLQTLFELGARPAQPGEFTLRAYLNGKMDLAQAEAVLSLVEAESDAARRQALRGLSAGLSQKIANLSEQLITLLAHIQAWLDYPEEGVEPVQIQAALEPVLQEVQHLLATAPAGRIAQRGARIALVGAPNAGKSSLLNALLGYERAIVTPIPGTTRDYLEAPLEVAGVPIVAIDTAGVRETEDIVEKSGVERALQIAQEADLILYLADQSQPLPHPPALPWERTLKVATKADLPAAWSDAEFLQVSSQTGLGLEALRQHIHHRLLGEAPEGELWISNERHVEALRRAETHLLEALDAPEDLAGVSIEMALDALAEILGKDVSEEVIDRVFRNFCVGK, encoded by the coding sequence GTGGGCCTGCCTTCACTGAACGACGTGATTGCCGCCATCGCCACCCCCCCCGGCAAGGGTGCGGTGGGCATCGTGCGAGTCTCGGGCAACGGCAGCCTGGAGCTGGTCTCGAGGCTCTGGCAAGGCAAAAACCCCTGCAAGCTTAGGGGCGGGCGCTTCACTCATGGAAAAATCCGCGACCCCAGCACACAGGAAATCCTGGACGAGGCGCTTTTGCTGGTTTTTCGCCAACCCCATTCCTACACCGGCCAGGACAGCGCCGAGCTGCACACCCACGGCTCCCCGGCTGTGCTGCGCCGGGTTTTGCAGACCCTGTTCGAACTGGGGGCCCGTCCAGCCCAGCCCGGCGAGTTCACCCTGCGGGCCTACCTGAACGGCAAGATGGATCTGGCCCAGGCCGAGGCGGTGCTGAGTCTGGTGGAGGCCGAATCGGACGCAGCCCGGCGGCAGGCCCTACGGGGTCTGAGCGCGGGCCTGTCGCAAAAGATAGCGAACCTTTCCGAACAGCTCATCACCCTGCTGGCCCACATCCAGGCCTGGCTGGACTACCCCGAGGAAGGCGTGGAGCCAGTCCAGATTCAAGCAGCTCTGGAGCCCGTTTTGCAGGAAGTCCAGCACCTGCTGGCCACCGCGCCCGCCGGACGCATCGCCCAGAGAGGGGCCCGCATCGCCCTGGTGGGGGCTCCCAACGCGGGCAAGTCCAGCCTGCTCAACGCGCTTTTAGGCTACGAGCGGGCCATCGTCACCCCCATTCCCGGCACCACCCGCGACTACCTCGAGGCGCCCCTGGAAGTTGCTGGTGTGCCCATTGTGGCCATAGACACTGCGGGTGTGCGGGAAACCGAAGATATCGTGGAAAAAAGCGGGGTGGAGCGGGCTTTGCAAATTGCCCAGGAGGCCGACCTGATCCTGTACCTGGCCGACCAGAGCCAGCCTCTACCCCATCCACCAGCCCTGCCCTGGGAGCGCACCCTGAAGGTTGCTACCAAAGCCGACCTGCCTGCAGCCTGGTCGGACGCGGAGTTTCTGCAGGTCTCGAGCCAGACCGGGCTGGGCCTGGAGGCCTTACGCCAGCATATCCACCACCGACTCCTGGGAGAGGCCCCCGAGGGCGAACTCTGGATCAGCAACGAGCGCCATGTGGAGGCCCTGCGCCGGGCCGAAACCCATTTACTAGAAGCCCTGGATGCCCCCGAAGACCTGGCCGGGGTTTCCATCGAGATGGCCCTGGATGCCCTTGCGGAAATCCTGGGTAAGGATGTATCCGAAGAGGTGATTGACCGGGTGTTCCGGAACTTTTGTGTGGGCAAATGA
- a CDS encoding nucleotidyltransferase domain-containing protein encodes MEHVIAQVVEQLKTDPKVMGVLLTGSRARGDATAGSDVDFWVLLSGVNERKFRSEAQQGYLIELHFRNLVQARDKLRRNPMELYSHLDGKILHDPEGKLAELRLEAQQLFDAYQMPEAERKALAYWLESARRKLQTALDEQAQLKMGYLASTQSWKILEGLWAANQKPMPPAGAVFAHITRLEAPLPHFELMNGLFGADPLTRSKTALTLIDWILPRIH; translated from the coding sequence ATGGAACACGTGATTGCCCAGGTTGTAGAGCAACTCAAGACCGACCCCAAGGTGATGGGGGTTCTGCTCACCGGCTCCCGCGCCCGGGGCGATGCCACCGCCGGCTCCGACGTGGACTTCTGGGTGCTTTTGAGCGGGGTCAACGAACGCAAATTCCGCAGCGAGGCGCAGCAGGGGTATTTGATTGAACTGCACTTTCGCAACCTGGTGCAGGCCCGCGACAAGCTGCGTCGCAACCCAATGGAACTCTATAGCCATCTGGACGGCAAAATCCTCCATGACCCCGAGGGCAAGCTGGCCGAGTTGCGGCTCGAGGCCCAGCAGCTTTTCGACGCCTACCAGATGCCCGAAGCCGAACGCAAAGCCCTGGCTTACTGGCTGGAAAGTGCCCGGCGCAAGCTCCAGACGGCGCTAGACGAACAGGCCCAGCTCAAGATGGGCTACCTGGCCAGCACCCAGAGCTGGAAGATTCTGGAGGGCCTGTGGGCCGCCAACCAGAAGCCCATGCCCCCTGCCGGAGCCGTGTTTGCCCACATCACCCGGCTCGAGGCCCCCCTCCCCCACTTCGAGCTGATGAACGGCCTCTTTGGGGCCGACCCCCTGACCCGCAGCAAAACTGCCCTGACCCTCATTGACTGGATTCTGCCGCGAATACACTAG
- a CDS encoding DEAD/DEAH box helicase, with amino-acid sequence MLPKELLPYNSYADWLRDTEGYAGQLGFVRVLPARPPGSADYSGIFSGVLMALGIQPYSYQAEALEHLQSGQHVVLATSTASGKSLVFQVPVLKAALEGKTALLLYPTKALAHDQLGRLRQMAEPLGVKDRIYTYDGDTSDSERKTAREKGRALLTNPDMLHFGLLPRHSDWAGFLSQLHYIVVDELHAYRGVFGTHAALILQRLIRLAWHYGATPQVIAASATIANPAEHAHSLTGLNFHAINANPSRAEREFGVWIPKALDKEGKHRRSPNLEAALLARHAAEQGLRTLIFTNARRTAELVARYAANEQVRPYRAGYTAAERRKLEQALQEGTVRVLVSTSALELGVDIGGLDAVILLGYPGSVSSFWQRAGRAGRSGRRALVLWIPREDPLDAYFEQHPDLLLKSPPESAIADPDNPVLYPLHAHCAARELPIPLPGAASPGSGAEGSEPVRLDPMYKPWLNIQPPLVEKYGRLYTPKRSPHQDLVLRGLGRSFSLRDNTGKLLGTLDERQAYWEAHPGAVYLHQGESYLVRNLDPEKREIVLLPGLEDYYTQPRAETEVEVLQGEEILSGIWVGPVVLRERVTGYVKKRFVSETVLDEVALLMPELSFQTEAVWFHPCEGLAVLPTLETDGHVEPRWPDPTFLTEAQVPSAIHALEHTLIGLLPLFVLAERQDIGGVSYPFYPRPLPSGSGPTIFIYDGYPGGVGYARAAARQFPRWVAAARDLLQGCPCEEGCPRCILSPKCGNGNQYLDKPTARMLAEALSSRYSSGKPN; translated from the coding sequence ATGTTACCCAAAGAACTGTTGCCCTACAACTCCTACGCCGATTGGCTGCGCGACACCGAAGGCTATGCGGGCCAGCTTGGTTTCGTGCGGGTGCTGCCGGCAAGGCCGCCTGGGAGCGCAGATTACAGCGGTATCTTCTCCGGCGTGCTGATGGCCCTGGGAATACAGCCCTACAGCTACCAGGCCGAAGCGCTCGAGCATTTGCAGAGTGGTCAGCATGTGGTGCTGGCTACCTCCACGGCTTCGGGCAAGAGCCTGGTCTTCCAGGTGCCCGTGCTCAAGGCGGCGCTCGAGGGCAAAACTGCCCTGCTGCTCTACCCCACCAAGGCCCTGGCTCACGACCAACTGGGGCGACTGCGGCAGATGGCCGAACCCCTGGGGGTGAAGGATCGCATTTACACCTACGACGGCGATACCTCCGATAGTGAGCGCAAAACAGCCAGGGAAAAAGGCCGGGCCCTGCTCACCAACCCCGACATGCTGCACTTCGGTCTGCTGCCCCGCCACAGCGACTGGGCCGGGTTTTTGTCGCAACTGCATTACATTGTGGTGGACGAACTCCATGCCTATCGCGGCGTGTTTGGCACCCATGCGGCGCTAATTTTGCAGCGGCTCATTCGGCTGGCCTGGCACTATGGAGCCACCCCCCAGGTGATTGCGGCGAGCGCCACCATTGCCAACCCTGCCGAACACGCCCACAGCCTGACGGGGCTAAACTTCCATGCAATCAACGCCAACCCCTCGAGGGCCGAGCGGGAGTTTGGCGTCTGGATTCCCAAGGCCCTCGATAAGGAGGGCAAACACCGCCGCAGCCCGAACCTCGAGGCCGCCCTGCTGGCCCGTCATGCGGCCGAACAGGGCCTGCGCACCCTGATCTTTACCAACGCCCGCCGCACCGCCGAGCTGGTAGCCCGCTACGCCGCCAACGAGCAGGTGCGGCCCTACCGGGCGGGCTACACGGCGGCGGAGCGAAGAAAGCTGGAGCAGGCCTTGCAGGAGGGTACGGTGCGGGTGCTGGTCAGTACGAGTGCCCTCGAGCTGGGGGTGGATATTGGCGGCCTGGACGCAGTGATTTTGCTGGGCTATCCAGGCTCGGTGAGCTCCTTCTGGCAACGCGCCGGGCGGGCCGGGCGCTCCGGGCGGCGGGCGCTGGTGCTGTGGATACCCCGCGAAGACCCCCTGGATGCCTACTTCGAGCAGCACCCCGACCTGCTGCTCAAAAGCCCCCCCGAATCGGCCATTGCCGACCCAGATAACCCGGTTCTGTATCCTCTGCATGCCCACTGTGCGGCGCGGGAATTGCCCATACCGCTCCCTGGGGCAGCCAGTCCAGGGTCTGGGGCCGAGGGTTCGGAGCCTGTAAGGCTTGACCCCATGTACAAACCCTGGCTCAACATCCAGCCCCCACTGGTGGAGAAATACGGGCGGCTTTACACGCCCAAGCGCTCCCCGCACCAGGACTTGGTTCTGCGCGGGCTGGGCCGAAGCTTCAGCCTGCGCGACAACACCGGCAAGCTGCTGGGCACCCTGGACGAGCGACAGGCCTACTGGGAGGCCCACCCAGGGGCGGTGTACCTGCACCAGGGCGAGAGTTATCTGGTGCGCAACCTCGACCCCGAGAAGCGGGAGATTGTGCTGCTGCCGGGCCTCGAGGACTACTACACCCAGCCCAGGGCCGAGACCGAGGTTGAGGTGTTGCAGGGAGAGGAAATCCTGAGCGGGATCTGGGTGGGGCCGGTGGTGCTGCGGGAGCGGGTCACGGGCTATGTGAAAAAGCGCTTCGTGAGCGAGACGGTGCTGGACGAGGTGGCCCTCCTGATGCCCGAACTCAGCTTCCAGACCGAGGCGGTCTGGTTCCACCCCTGCGAGGGTCTTGCGGTACTCCCCACCCTGGAAACCGATGGTCACGTGGAACCCCGCTGGCCCGACCCCACCTTCCTCACCGAAGCCCAGGTGCCCTCGGCCATCCACGCCCTCGAGCACACCCTGATTGGCTTGCTCCCCCTGTTTGTGCTGGCCGAGCGGCAGGATATTGGAGGGGTCTCGTATCCCTTCTACCCCAGGCCCCTCCCTTCCGGCAGTGGCCCGACTATCTTCATTTACGATGGCTACCCGGGCGGGGTAGGGTATGCTCGAGCGGCGGCGCGGCAGTTCCCCCGTTGGGTGGCCGCTGCCCGCGATCTGCTACAGGGCTGCCCTTGCGAGGAAGGTTGTCCACGCTGCATCCTGTCGCCCAAGTGCGGCAACGGCAACCAGTATCTCGACAAGCCCACCGCAAGGATGCTGGCCGAAGCACTTAGCAGCCGCTACAGCTCCGGAAAGCCCAACTGA
- a CDS encoding MFS transporter: MSAQPSSQAHSEVPIPPLVRKNTWLLAMAQAINGAGMQLVPTFGAIQVVMLLGNAAFAGVATSIMGLSRMMTAYFVGRLTDQRGRKAGMYLGLWLALVGALIIGMATLLGSFALFCVGALTFGSGVGAVQQMRVAAADMYPPSRRGEGISLVAMGSLFGSGISPLLVALAERLGKILGMNEIALAWLLVPLLILPCFWLVWSIRPDPKQMALELEKYYPAWALERAGSNPNLLEPSDLSRVRVAAILSAVAVQGQMVMMMAMTALALKALDCSLSQISFSVALHVMGMFAFSWPIGRLTDRIGRKPVILAGLVVAGLGALLVGLGEGYWVITSGTFLVGLGWSGAFLGSNTVLTDVTPPTRRGQAIGVLELWSNAAGMTLPLLGGLIVEGFDLRMLGFFGALLVLIPIYTMIQVREQRPGSYR; encoded by the coding sequence GTGTCCGCGCAGCCCAGCAGTCAAGCTCATTCCGAAGTGCCGATTCCACCCCTGGTCAGGAAAAACACCTGGCTGTTGGCCATGGCCCAGGCCATCAATGGCGCAGGGATGCAGCTAGTACCCACCTTTGGCGCAATTCAGGTGGTCATGTTGCTGGGCAATGCGGCCTTTGCCGGGGTGGCAACCAGCATTATGGGGTTGTCACGCATGATGACAGCCTATTTTGTGGGTCGGCTCACCGACCAGCGGGGGCGCAAGGCAGGGATGTATCTGGGGCTGTGGCTGGCGCTGGTGGGGGCTCTGATTATCGGCATGGCCACCCTCCTGGGTTCGTTTGCCCTATTTTGTGTTGGGGCGCTCACCTTTGGCAGTGGGGTGGGGGCCGTACAGCAGATGCGCGTGGCGGCGGCTGATATGTACCCACCCAGCCGGCGCGGTGAAGGCATCAGTCTGGTGGCGATGGGCTCGCTGTTTGGCTCGGGTATTTCCCCGCTCCTGGTCGCGCTGGCAGAACGGTTGGGGAAAATCCTGGGCATGAATGAAATTGCCCTGGCCTGGTTGCTGGTTCCGCTGCTCATACTGCCCTGCTTCTGGCTGGTTTGGAGCATCCGCCCCGACCCGAAGCAGATGGCCCTCGAGCTGGAAAAGTATTACCCCGCCTGGGCCCTTGAGAGAGCCGGTTCCAACCCCAACCTGCTCGAGCCAAGCGACCTCTCCCGTGTGCGGGTGGCGGCCATTCTGTCTGCGGTAGCGGTGCAGGGGCAGATGGTCATGATGATGGCCATGACCGCCCTGGCCCTCAAGGCGCTGGACTGTAGCCTCTCGCAGATTTCCTTTTCAGTGGCGCTGCATGTGATGGGGATGTTTGCCTTTTCCTGGCCCATTGGCCGGCTGACCGACCGGATTGGGCGCAAGCCGGTGATCCTGGCAGGGCTGGTGGTGGCGGGTCTGGGGGCGCTGCTGGTGGGGCTGGGCGAGGGGTACTGGGTCATTACCAGCGGAACCTTTCTGGTGGGCCTGGGCTGGTCGGGGGCTTTTCTGGGTTCCAATACGGTGTTGACGGATGTCACCCCACCCACCCGGCGGGGGCAGGCTATTGGGGTGCTCGAGCTGTGGTCGAATGCGGCGGGCATGACCCTGCCCCTCCTTGGAGGGCTCATCGTAGAGGGGTTTGACCTGCGGATGCTGGGGTTTTTTGGCGCGTTGCTGGTGCTAATTCCCATTTATACGATGATTCAGGTGCGGGAGCAGAGGCCCGGAAGCTATAGGTGA
- a CDS encoding TlpA disulfide reductase family protein: MEATPKKLSPTLQLGFVGLIVIGLIVLALLSSPPQRAGDLPQARLVRLDGSSVLLQSGKPTVLTVWATWCSYCQRQLPEFEAIARQRTDVQFAFVNDGEPAQLVRQFHDTRGFSSAVVYQDALRTVSSSLRVNGYPSNFFYNSRGKLVGEVRGYMSPEQLQAALAQLN; the protein is encoded by the coding sequence ATGGAAGCTACACCCAAGAAACTATCCCCCACATTGCAACTGGGTTTTGTGGGGCTTATTGTGATCGGCCTGATTGTGCTTGCTTTGCTCTCGTCGCCGCCCCAGCGAGCGGGAGACTTGCCACAGGCCCGGTTGGTTCGGTTGGACGGTAGCAGCGTGTTGTTGCAAAGTGGCAAGCCCACCGTGCTGACCGTATGGGCCACCTGGTGCAGCTACTGCCAGCGTCAGCTGCCAGAGTTCGAGGCGATAGCTCGCCAGCGCACCGATGTGCAATTCGCTTTTGTAAACGATGGGGAGCCCGCCCAGTTGGTGCGACAGTTTCACGATACCCGGGGCTTCTCCAGTGCCGTGGTGTACCAGGACGCCCTTCGTACGGTTTCCAGTTCGCTACGGGTGAACGGCTACCCCTCTAACTTTTTCTATAACTCCAGGGGCAAGCTGGTGGGCGAAGTGCGAGGTTACATGAGCCCGGAGCAACTCCAGGCGGCTCTGGCGCAACTCAACTAG
- a CDS encoding DUF2461 domain-containing protein: MSCVLSNKQTYFTPELFQFLIELRFNNHRAWFQANKHRYDALVRQPFLRFIEDFAPRLGRISPDYVASPRSLFRIHRDTRYSANKAPYKTHAAAQFRHQLGQDVHMPGFYIHLEPDNCFLGAGMWMPEPENLRRIRAAIARQDPRWLRLRKKFELDGEGKLVRPPRGYSPDHPLIEDLKQRSFTVSYGLSEEEVVSAHLPDTVEKVFRKLLPLNQFLSEVLLLEIGE, encoded by the coding sequence ATGTCTTGTGTGCTATCTAACAAACAGACTTACTTTACGCCGGAACTTTTTCAATTCCTGATAGAGTTACGCTTCAACAACCACCGTGCCTGGTTTCAGGCCAACAAACACCGCTACGATGCCCTGGTTCGCCAGCCATTTTTACGCTTTATCGAAGATTTCGCCCCCCGCCTGGGGCGTATCAGCCCCGATTATGTGGCCAGCCCCCGCAGCCTTTTCCGCATCCACCGCGATACCCGCTACAGCGCCAACAAAGCGCCCTACAAGACCCATGCTGCCGCACAGTTTCGTCACCAGTTGGGCCAGGACGTCCACATGCCAGGATTTTACATTCACCTCGAGCCCGACAACTGCTTCCTGGGGGCCGGGATGTGGATGCCCGAACCGGAAAACCTCCGGCGCATCCGGGCCGCCATTGCCCGACAAGACCCGCGTTGGCTAAGGCTACGCAAGAAATTCGAACTGGATGGGGAGGGTAAACTTGTCCGCCCACCCAGGGGGTATAGCCCAGACCACCCCCTGATTGAAGACCTCAAACAGCGCAGTTTTACGGTTTCATACGGCCTCTCAGAGGAAGAGGTGGTTTCAGCGCATTTGCCCGATACGGTGGAGAAGGTATTTCGCAAGCTGCTGCCGCTCAACCAGTTCTTGAGCGAGGTGTTGTTGCTGGAGATAGGGGAGTAA
- a CDS encoding M67 family metallopeptidase produces the protein MLRVPLDCLEQTLRHLRAVLPYEGVGLWVGKQGLVRQVWPLENVHANPQKRYEADPQALIELLRRIESEGLELLAIYHSHPTGPARPSETDCSQAFWRVSYVIFDMQTGEARAYRLPEGDEVAMQLEGAMGYKY, from the coding sequence ATGCTGCGGGTTCCACTGGACTGCCTCGAGCAAACCCTGCGCCACCTCCGGGCCGTGTTGCCCTACGAAGGGGTGGGGCTCTGGGTAGGCAAGCAGGGCCTGGTAAGGCAGGTCTGGCCGCTGGAAAATGTTCATGCTAATCCCCAAAAACGCTACGAGGCCGATCCACAGGCCCTAATTGAGTTGCTGCGGCGGATCGAGAGTGAGGGCCTCGAGCTTCTGGCCATTTACCATTCACACCCCACCGGCCCAGCCCGGCCCAGCGAAACTGACTGCTCGCAAGCCTTTTGGCGGGTTTCCTACGTAATCTTCGACATGCAGACCGGTGAAGCACGGGCCTACCGCTTGCCCGAAGGTGACGAGGTTGCCATGCAACTCGAGGGGGCTATGGGATATAAGTATTGA
- the moeB gene encoding molybdopterin-synthase adenylyltransferase MoeB, with the protein MWTKEELDRYARHIVLPGVGGAGQARLKQSSVLVVGAGGLGSPVLMYLAAAGVGRIGIVEMDVVDLSNLQRQVLFDTQTLGQPKADVAKVRLNSLNPHVQVETYPLKLDSHNALSVLEPYDLVIDCTDNLPTRYLVNDACVLLDKPLVYGAIHQFEGQLSVFHYRGGPCYRCLYPEPPKPGTVPSCAEAGVFGVLPGVIGSLMAAEALKTLLGQGETLAGLLLIYDGLQAHFRSIRFPRRADCPVCGDQPSVTTLQDYELFCGISV; encoded by the coding sequence ATGTGGACGAAAGAGGAACTGGATCGCTATGCCCGGCACATTGTGCTGCCTGGAGTGGGAGGGGCGGGTCAGGCCAGGCTGAAACAAAGTTCTGTGCTGGTGGTGGGGGCCGGTGGCTTGGGTTCGCCGGTTCTGATGTACCTGGCGGCTGCCGGGGTGGGCCGCATCGGCATTGTGGAAATGGACGTCGTAGACCTCTCCAACCTCCAGCGGCAGGTGTTGTTCGATACCCAAACCCTGGGGCAACCCAAAGCCGATGTGGCCAAAGTTCGTTTGAACAGCCTCAACCCGCACGTCCAGGTGGAGACCTACCCCCTCAAACTGGATTCGCACAACGCTCTTTCGGTTCTGGAGCCCTACGACCTGGTAATTGATTGCACCGACAACCTTCCGACCCGCTACCTGGTAAACGATGCGTGTGTATTGCTCGATAAACCATTGGTGTACGGTGCTATACATCAGTTTGAAGGCCAGCTTTCGGTTTTTCACTACCGGGGCGGGCCTTGTTATCGCTGTTTGTATCCGGAGCCGCCCAAACCCGGAACCGTTCCGAGCTGCGCTGAGGCAGGGGTTTTTGGCGTTTTGCCGGGGGTTATCGGCAGCCTGATGGCTGCTGAAGCGCTCAAGACTCTGCTGGGACAGGGCGAAACCCTTGCAGGCCTGCTGCTGATTTACGATGGCCTGCAGGCGCACTTCCGAAGTATCCGCTTTCCCCGGCGCGCCGACTGCCCCGTTTGTGGTGACCAGCCCAGTGTAACTACACTGCAAGATTATGAGCTCTTCTGCGGTATTTCGGTGTAG
- a CDS encoding citrate synthase/methylcitrate synthase has protein sequence MSATVTIARGLEDVIFTESSLCFIDGDQGRLYYAGYKIQDLAEHATFEEVTYLLLHGHLPNRAELKAFSAKLASLRALPPSIIKQIKQFPRNAHPMSMLRTAVSELGMVDETEGDVSPEALYQKSLSLIAKFATIVAATKRHREGQKILSPRKGLSHAANFLYMSNGKVPSKEETKLMDVALILQAEHGFNASTFTAIAAYSTQADIYSAIVAAIGALKGPRHGGANEAVMKMIAEVGSPENVTSWLADLQAKKGRVMGMGHRVYKSYDPRAGVLDKYAGEVAAKQGHSKEYAILKEIERQAGAIYNPKGIYPNVDFYSGVVYSDLGYPLEFFTPIFAVARISGWCAHILEYTKVDNRLLRPDSHYTGKIDLPYVPLSKR, from the coding sequence ATGAGCGCAACTGTAACCATTGCCAGAGGCCTGGAAGATGTAATTTTCACCGAAAGCAGCCTGTGCTTCATAGATGGAGACCAGGGCCGTCTGTACTATGCCGGATACAAAATTCAGGACCTCGCCGAGCACGCTACCTTCGAGGAAGTGACCTACCTATTGCTGCACGGCCACCTGCCCAACAGGGCTGAGCTAAAAGCGTTCAGCGCCAAGCTGGCCTCCCTGCGGGCGCTGCCCCCCTCGATCATCAAACAGATCAAGCAGTTCCCCCGCAACGCCCACCCCATGTCCATGCTCCGTACGGCGGTCAGTGAGCTGGGCATGGTGGACGAGACCGAGGGGGATGTCTCTCCCGAGGCGCTCTACCAGAAATCGCTCTCGCTGATTGCCAAGTTTGCCACCATTGTGGCCGCTACCAAGCGCCACCGCGAGGGGCAGAAGATTCTTTCTCCCCGCAAGGGTTTATCCCATGCAGCCAATTTCCTCTACATGTCGAACGGCAAGGTGCCCAGTAAAGAGGAAACCAAGCTGATGGATGTGGCCCTGATTTTGCAGGCTGAGCACGGCTTCAATGCTTCCACCTTTACCGCCATTGCTGCCTATTCCACCCAGGCCGACATCTACAGTGCTATTGTGGCCGCCATCGGCGCACTCAAAGGCCCCCGTCACGGAGGGGCCAACGAGGCGGTGATGAAAATGATCGCCGAGGTGGGTTCGCCCGAGAACGTGACTTCATGGTTGGCCGATCTGCAAGCCAAAAAAGGCCGGGTGATGGGCATGGGCCACCGCGTCTACAAATCCTACGACCCCAGGGCCGGTGTGCTTGACAAGTACGCGGGTGAAGTAGCCGCCAAGCAAGGTCACAGTAAGGAATATGCCATCCTGAAAGAAATTGAGCGGCAGGCTGGAGCCATCTACAACCCTAAGGGTATCTACCCCAATGTGGACTTCTACTCCGGGGTGGTCTACTCCGACCTAGGCTATCCCCTCGAGTTCTTCACGCCAATCTTTGCGGTGGCCCGCATCTCGGGCTGGTGTGCGCACATCCTCGAGTACACCAAGGTTGACAACCGCCTGCTGCGCCCCGACTCGCACTACACGGGAAAAATAGATTTGCCCTATGTGCCGTTGTCCAAGCGCTAG
- a CDS encoding serine/threonine-protein kinase, with protein sequence MHVGLAGITLEGRYKVIRPIARGALATVYLAFDVHGTPYALKVFPQGFEGRADREWKVGGQLKHPHINPVLARLSVPHDGIENPAVLLAYAPGSRLSEWRKDHPDKVLGVFRHLLEALAHMHSQNLVHRDVKPDNLVVDGTGEARLVDFDLSGPQSERFSQKVRLGTIAYIAPEQIRGQSPTTASDVYSAGILLYWAIAGELPFAGEPVEVMNAHLNLPPPPLVAAPDTGLIVTAELQAYVDRLIAKDVTRRYANAIEALRDFEAIGLTQASQRVG encoded by the coding sequence ATGCATGTGGGGTTAGCCGGAATCACCCTGGAGGGCCGATATAAGGTCATCCGACCGATTGCCCGCGGGGCTTTGGCGACGGTGTATTTGGCTTTTGATGTACACGGTACCCCCTATGCATTGAAGGTGTTTCCCCAAGGTTTTGAGGGACGGGCCGATCGTGAATGGAAGGTGGGTGGACAGCTCAAACACCCCCACATCAACCCCGTGCTTGCACGCCTGAGCGTACCCCACGATGGCATCGAGAATCCCGCCGTTTTGCTGGCTTACGCCCCAGGCAGCCGGCTTTCTGAGTGGCGCAAAGACCACCCTGATAAGGTACTGGGGGTGTTTAGACACCTCCTCGAGGCCCTCGCGCACATGCACAGCCAGAACCTGGTGCACCGCGACGTAAAGCCGGACAATCTGGTTGTGGACGGCACCGGCGAAGCGCGTTTGGTGGATTTCGACCTTTCCGGGCCACAGAGCGAGCGTTTTAGCCAGAAGGTTCGCCTGGGAACCATTGCCTATATTGCCCCCGAGCAAATCCGAGGGCAGTCCCCCACCACCGCCTCGGACGTGTATTCGGCGGGTATTTTGCTCTACTGGGCCATTGCGGGCGAATTGCCGTTTGCAGGCGAGCCAGTGGAGGTTATGAATGCCCACCTCAACCTGCCCCCTCCACCTCTGGTAGCCGCTCCCGATACCGGCTTGATCGTCACGGCAGAGCTACAGGCATACGTAGACCGGCTTATTGCTAAAGACGTGACCAGGCGCTATGCCAACGCTATAGAAGCCCTGCGCGACTTTGAAGCCATTGGCCTCACACAAGCTTCCCAAAGGGTTGGCTGA